From Juglans regia cultivar Chandler chromosome 6, Walnut 2.0, whole genome shotgun sequence, the proteins below share one genomic window:
- the LOC109014535 gene encoding uncharacterized protein LOC109014535 has product MEGGDNILEAIYEEDNLEDIDDVEMLDVEEGELLEPNPQNEKVLGGGGDVNLVSQGSQNKNHKRRASKKKNKKKKGGTGPNVTDINRFVLDTCRFLKEKKSYMVYAAVGCLGISALSDLVKEVDAIQTCGGQMTADGRRSRTGGGILWRIIKAREPKAYKVIMNKAKEFEKQFKQPNIRQGTKQKKDGGSEGTANAFMNGNAVSLSDGSQLISNVQNQQEQLNTGIKRVPVHDRLRIPVSYDDDLLGQDTKDDAAA; this is encoded by the exons ATGGAGGGAGGAGACAACATATTGGAAGCCATCTACGAAGAGGATAACCTAGAAGACATCGATGATGTTGAAATGCTTGATGTGGAAGAAGGAGAGTTACTGGAGCCTAATCCCCAAAATGAGAAGGTACTAGGCGGTGGTGGAGATGTGAATTTAGTAAGTCAAggatctcaaaataaaaaccacAAGCGCAGGGCAagtaagaagaagaataagaaaaagaagggTGGCACAGGGCCGAATGTTACAGATATAAACAG GTTTGTGTTAGATACATGTAGGTTTCTGAAAGAGAAGAAATCATATATGGTATATGCGGCTGTTGGTTGTCTGGGAATTTCTGCACTAAGCGATCTCGTCAAGGAG GTGGATGCGATTCAAACTTGTGGAGGTCAGATGACTGCAGATGGCAGGCGCTCTCGAACTGGTGGTGGCATATTATGGCGCATCATTAAAGCACGAGAACCAAAAGCCTATAAAGTGATAATGAATAAGGCAAAGGAGTTTGAG AAACAATTCAAACAACCAAATATTAGGCAAGgaacaaagcaaaagaaagaCGGTGGTTCAGAAGGAACTGCCAATGCATTTATGAATGGGAATGCAGTCAGTTTGTCCGATGGTTCGCAGCTCATATCCAATGTGCAGAATCAACAAGAGCAGTTGAATACTGGAATTAAACGAGTACCTGTTCATGATAGGTTAAGGATACCTGTCTCATATGATGATGACCTTCTAGGACAAGATACCAAGGATGATGCAGCAGCTTGA